The following proteins are co-located in the Syntrophales bacterium genome:
- a CDS encoding acyloxyacyl hydrolase, with the protein MKNPGILIITLIMIAILSIACPSHGAAARGSGEREIVVGAGSSLHGGLASRQVLISPALSTQPTRQPSLRLRLEGNLELIHYDGKLTTIAGIAPMIRVYLVPGRDRGLFVEGGVGVNVKSRKTIRERELGGSLIFSPSLGAGYAFSERRHPAALSIRYRHLSNGGLYSENRGFDSWYGLISIGF; encoded by the coding sequence TTGAAAAACCCCGGAATTTTGATTATCACCCTCATCATGATCGCGATACTCTCGATCGCCTGCCCGTCTCACGGGGCTGCCGCGCGGGGATCCGGCGAACGCGAAATCGTCGTAGGTGCCGGATCGTCCCTCCACGGCGGCCTCGCCAGCAGACAAGTGCTGATTTCACCGGCTCTCAGCACGCAGCCGACGCGCCAGCCCTCTCTTCGACTGCGCCTCGAAGGAAACCTTGAATTGATCCATTATGATGGAAAACTGACTACCATTGCCGGCATCGCGCCGATGATCCGAGTCTACCTCGTGCCCGGGCGGGACCGGGGGCTTTTTGTCGAGGGAGGAGTGGGCGTTAATGTCAAAAGCCGGAAGACCATCCGCGAAAGAGAACTGGGAGGTTCCCTCATTTTCAGCCCCTCCCTGGGCGCGGGATACGCTTTTTCTGAGCGGCGGCACCCCGCGGCTCTTTCAATTCGTTACAGGCATCTCTCAAACGGAGGACTCTATTCAGAGAATCGGGGATTTGATTCCTGGTATGGCTTGATTTCTATAGGGTTTTAA
- a CDS encoding hydrolase, translating into MEKTKPTRDEALALLMQYNRSEGLIVHALAVEGVMRHFAGKFGGDPDVWGIVGLVHDLDYEQYPDHHCRKSREILEENNWPEEYIRAVVSHGWGICSDVPPESKMEQVLYAIDELTGLVSAAALVRPSRSVMDLTTKSVRKKWKDKRFAAGVDRGIIEAGARMLDMDINDLITETIEGMRGVAEDIGLK; encoded by the coding sequence ATGGAAAAAACCAAACCAACCCGGGATGAGGCGCTGGCTCTCCTGATGCAGTATAACCGGAGCGAAGGACTGATTGTGCATGCCCTCGCGGTAGAGGGGGTTATGCGCCACTTCGCCGGGAAATTCGGCGGCGATCCCGATGTGTGGGGCATCGTCGGTCTGGTCCACGACCTGGACTACGAACAATACCCCGACCATCACTGCCGGAAGAGCCGCGAGATTCTCGAGGAAAACAACTGGCCCGAGGAGTACATCCGTGCCGTCGTAAGCCACGGCTGGGGCATTTGCAGTGACGTTCCTCCCGAATCGAAGATGGAACAGGTACTCTACGCAATTGACGAACTGACGGGGCTGGTATCAGCCGCGGCGCTGGTACGGCCATCCCGAAGCGTGATGGATCTGACCACAAAGTCGGTCAGAAAAAAATGGAAGGACAAGCGCTTCGCCGCCGGTGTCGACCGTGGAATCATCGAAGCGGGGGCCCGAATGCTGGATATGGACATCAACGACCTGATCACGGAAACCATTGAAGGCATGCGCGGCGTGGCCGAAGACATCGGTCTGAAATAA
- the mscL gene encoding large-conductance mechanosensitive channel protein MscL, producing MGLIKEFKEFAVRGNVVDMAVGIIIGAAFGKIVSSAVGDVIMPPIGVLLGGVDFSNLAFTVKEATGDLPAVVIGYGKFIQTVIDFTIIAFTIFIAIKGINSLKRKEEAPAAPPEPPAQEVLLMEIRDLLKERK from the coding sequence ATGGGTCTGATCAAAGAGTTTAAAGAATTTGCGGTACGGGGTAATGTCGTCGATATGGCAGTCGGCATCATTATAGGAGCCGCCTTTGGTAAAATCGTTTCGTCCGCCGTGGGCGACGTTATCATGCCTCCCATCGGTGTCCTCCTGGGAGGAGTCGATTTCTCCAATCTTGCCTTTACTGTGAAAGAGGCCACCGGAGACCTGCCGGCTGTCGTCATCGGCTATGGGAAATTTATTCAGACGGTTATTGATTTTACCATCATCGCGTTTACCATATTTATCGCGATAAAGGGAATCAACTCGCTGAAGCGTAAAGAAGAAGCGCCCGCGGCTCCACCGGAACCTCCGGCACAGGAAGTATTGCTGATGGAAATACGTGATTTGCTGAAAGAACGTAAGTAA
- a CDS encoding MarR family transcriptional regulator: MNDDDRLILLLFTAQQKLRSYLNNALAASDIGVTVAQSGILFLLKQKEGRTMTEISRILGIDNSTVTGLTDRLEKAGLVRRQNNPNDRRISHLQITEKGLREADRARVVIHRVNDEIKSGHTDEEIDSFKRVLKRFFAKFDGSKKAVEAEASSEKLSTREERFEGAGR, translated from the coding sequence ATGAACGATGATGATCGGTTGATATTGCTCCTGTTTACAGCCCAGCAAAAGTTGCGGTCCTACCTCAACAATGCACTGGCGGCATCGGATATCGGTGTGACCGTTGCCCAGTCGGGAATCCTCTTCCTTCTCAAACAGAAGGAAGGACGGACAATGACGGAAATAAGCAGGATCCTCGGCATTGACAACTCAACCGTGACCGGCCTGACGGATCGCCTGGAAAAGGCGGGCCTGGTCAGGAGACAGAACAACCCGAATGATCGACGGATTTCACACCTGCAGATTACAGAAAAAGGGCTGCGGGAGGCGGATCGGGCACGAGTGGTGATTCATCGGGTCAATGATGAAATCAAGTCAGGACACACAGACGAAGAGATCGATTCTTTCAAACGGGTACTCAAACGTTTCTTTGCCAAGTTCGACGGATCGAAAAAAGCGGTAGAGGCGGAGGCTTCTTCGGAGAAACTTTCCACCCGTGAAGAAAGATTTGAAGGGGCCGGGCGATGA